From Ancylobacter pratisalsi, one genomic window encodes:
- a CDS encoding dihydrodipicolinate synthase family protein: MTTTAAARPYKGVFPVAPTIFDADGRLDLDGQKRAIDFMIDAGSHGLCILANFSEQFVLTDDERDLVMRTVLQHVAGRVPVIVTTTHFATHICAERSRRAQEMGAAMVMVMPPYHGATFRVPESAIYDFYRAVSDAIDIPIMVQDAPVAGTPLSVAFLAKMAREIEHLAYFKIEVPGAANKLRALIEAGGDAIIGPWDGEEAITLMADLDAGATGAMTGGGYPDGIREIIDPYVAGDREAALDAYQRWLPLINYENRQTGLACAKILMKEGGVIAHDTLRAPLPPVHPATRTGLIEIARRLDPVVLKWGR; this comes from the coding sequence ATGACGACCACCGCCGCCGCCCGTCCCTATAAGGGCGTCTTCCCCGTCGCGCCGACCATTTTCGACGCCGATGGCCGGCTCGACCTCGATGGTCAGAAGCGCGCCATCGACTTCATGATCGACGCCGGCTCGCACGGCCTGTGCATCCTCGCCAACTTCTCCGAACAGTTCGTGCTGACCGATGATGAGCGTGATCTCGTCATGCGCACCGTGCTCCAGCATGTGGCGGGCCGGGTACCGGTCATCGTCACGACCACCCATTTCGCCACCCATATCTGCGCCGAGCGCTCCCGGCGGGCGCAGGAGATGGGCGCCGCCATGGTCATGGTCATGCCGCCCTATCACGGCGCCACCTTCCGAGTGCCGGAAAGCGCGATCTACGATTTCTACCGCGCTGTCTCCGACGCCATCGACATTCCGATCATGGTCCAGGACGCTCCCGTCGCCGGCACGCCGCTGTCCGTGGCGTTTCTGGCGAAGATGGCGCGGGAGATCGAGCATCTCGCCTATTTCAAGATCGAGGTGCCCGGCGCGGCGAACAAGCTGCGCGCGCTGATCGAGGCGGGAGGGGACGCCATCATCGGCCCGTGGGACGGTGAGGAGGCCATAACCCTGATGGCAGATCTCGATGCTGGGGCGACGGGCGCGATGACCGGGGGAGGTTATCCGGACGGCATTCGCGAGATCATCGACCCCTATGTCGCCGGCGACCGGGAAGCCGCGCTCGACGCCTACCAGCGCTGGCTGCCGCTCATCAACTATGAGAACCGCCAGACCGGCCTTGCCTGCGCCAAGATCCTTATGAAGGAGGGCGGCGTCATCGCCCATGACACGCTGCGCGCCCCGCTGCCGCCTGTCCACCCTGCCACCCGCACCGGACTGATCGAAATCGCCCGTCGCCTCGATCCCGTGGTGTTGAAATGGGGACGTTGA
- a CDS encoding IlvD/Edd family dehydratase, whose product MNNDGSNDKDKKKLRSQSWFGRQDKMGFYYRSFLKNSGQPQDRFDGRPVIGICNTWSELTPCNIHFRTLAEHVRYGVLDAGGYPLEFPVSSLGEVTMRPTAMLFRNLASMDVEEAIRAHPLDGVVLLMGCDKTTPALLMGAASADLPAIGVSGGPQLRGVYRGQIIGSGTNIISMSEQLRAGEVTLEEFHEAEAGMNRSSGSCMTMGTASTMASMVEALGLGLPDNAAIPAVDARRNLLARMAGRRIVELVKEDVKPSDILTRGAFENAIRALAAIGGSTNAVVHLLALAGRVGVDLTLADFDDLGRDIHCLVDLMPSGRFLMEDFYYAGGLPAVLRALGERDLLNKDARTVNGRSIWENVEKAPNWNAEVITSFDAPFKADAGIAILKGNLAPDGAVIKPSAASPELMIHTGRAVVFESVEEMHHAVNDDALDIDATCIMVLKHCGPKGYPGMAEVGNMPLPSKLLREGVRDMIRISDARMSGTAYGTVVLHVAPEATAGGPLALVRNGDMITLDVPARSLHLHVDEAELAARRAAWVAPEPHASRGYQRLYIDHVLQADRGADFDFLVGRTGSPVPRDNH is encoded by the coding sequence ATGAACAACGACGGCTCGAATGACAAAGACAAGAAGAAGCTGCGCAGCCAGAGCTGGTTCGGCCGCCAGGACAAGATGGGCTTCTATTATCGCTCCTTCCTCAAGAACTCCGGCCAGCCGCAGGACCGCTTCGACGGGCGCCCGGTTATCGGCATCTGCAACACCTGGTCCGAGCTGACCCCCTGCAATATTCACTTCCGTACGCTGGCCGAGCACGTGCGCTACGGCGTGCTGGACGCGGGTGGTTATCCCCTGGAGTTCCCGGTCTCCTCGCTCGGCGAGGTGACCATGCGGCCGACCGCGATGCTGTTCCGAAACCTCGCCTCGATGGATGTGGAGGAAGCCATCCGCGCCCATCCGCTTGACGGCGTGGTGCTGCTCATGGGCTGCGACAAGACCACGCCCGCCTTGCTCATGGGCGCAGCCTCCGCCGACTTGCCAGCGATCGGGGTGTCGGGCGGGCCGCAGCTGCGCGGCGTGTATCGCGGCCAGATCATCGGCTCGGGCACCAACATCATCTCGATGAGCGAGCAGTTGCGCGCCGGCGAGGTGACGCTTGAGGAGTTCCACGAGGCGGAAGCCGGCATGAACCGCTCTTCGGGCAGCTGCATGACCATGGGTACGGCCTCCACTATGGCTTCCATGGTGGAGGCGCTCGGCCTCGGCCTGCCGGACAATGCGGCCATTCCGGCGGTGGACGCGCGGCGCAACCTGCTCGCGCGCATGGCGGGACGGCGCATCGTCGAGCTGGTGAAGGAGGACGTGAAGCCGTCCGACATCCTCACCCGCGGCGCCTTCGAGAACGCCATCCGGGCGCTGGCCGCCATCGGAGGCTCGACCAATGCGGTGGTCCACCTGCTGGCGCTGGCGGGCCGCGTCGGCGTCGACCTGACGCTGGCCGACTTCGACGATCTCGGCCGCGACATCCACTGCCTGGTCGACCTGATGCCGTCGGGTCGCTTCCTGATGGAAGACTTCTACTACGCCGGTGGCCTGCCCGCGGTGCTGCGCGCCCTCGGCGAGCGCGACCTCCTCAACAAGGATGCGCGCACGGTGAACGGGCGCAGCATCTGGGAGAACGTCGAGAAGGCGCCGAACTGGAACGCCGAGGTCATCACCTCCTTTGACGCCCCGTTCAAGGCCGATGCCGGAATCGCCATCCTGAAGGGAAACCTCGCTCCTGATGGCGCCGTCATCAAGCCGTCTGCCGCCTCCCCGGAACTGATGATCCACACCGGTCGCGCCGTGGTGTTCGAAAGCGTCGAGGAGATGCATCACGCGGTGAACGACGACGCGCTCGACATCGATGCGACCTGCATCATGGTGCTGAAGCATTGCGGGCCCAAGGGTTATCCGGGCATGGCCGAGGTCGGCAACATGCCCTTGCCCTCCAAGCTTCTGCGCGAGGGCGTGCGGGACATGATCCGCATTTCCGATGCCCGCATGTCGGGTACCGCCTACGGCACGGTGGTGCTCCACGTTGCGCCGGAGGCAACCGCCGGCGGCCCGCTGGCTCTGGTGAGGAACGGCGACATGATCACCCTCGACGTGCCGGCCCGCTCGCTGCACCTGCATGTGGACGAGGCCGAGCTAGCCGCCCGCCGCGCCGCCTGGGTGGCGCCGGAGCCCCATGCCAGCCGCGGCTACCAGCGCCTCTACATCGACCATGTGCTCCAGGCCGACCGCGGCGCCGATTTCGATTTCCTCGTCGGGCGCACCGGTTCGCCGGTCCCGCGCGACAACCACTGA
- a CDS encoding FadR/GntR family transcriptional regulator, protein MSTQSSSQIIVIPARRAHSNHAEVARTIGIDIIAGRYGEGAKLPGDAEMTLLFGVSRPVLRESVKTLVAKGLLSTKARVGTVVRERAAWNMFDSDVLAWHLDAGIDKRFLRDLAEIRLAVEPRAAALAAERRTEEDLALMRKAVGLMKAEPGASDSFAEADLALHVAVATASGNPFMRSIGAVIEAALRASFVLSAPGDAREHEIAVAAHERIVEAIADQDGEAAGAAMLNVIFNGLRRHGAA, encoded by the coding sequence ATGAGCACTCAGTCGAGCTCCCAGATCATTGTCATTCCGGCCCGCCGTGCCCACTCCAACCATGCCGAAGTGGCTCGGACCATCGGCATCGACATCATCGCCGGCCGCTATGGCGAGGGCGCCAAGCTGCCGGGCGATGCCGAAATGACGTTGCTGTTCGGCGTCTCCCGTCCAGTTCTGCGCGAGAGCGTAAAGACGCTTGTGGCCAAGGGCCTTCTCTCCACCAAGGCACGGGTCGGCACCGTCGTTCGCGAGCGCGCCGCCTGGAACATGTTCGATTCCGACGTGCTCGCCTGGCATCTGGACGCCGGCATCGACAAGCGGTTCCTTCGCGACCTTGCCGAGATCCGGCTGGCGGTGGAACCGCGCGCCGCCGCCCTCGCCGCAGAACGCCGAACAGAGGAGGATCTCGCGCTCATGCGTAAGGCGGTCGGCCTGATGAAGGCGGAGCCCGGCGCCTCGGACAGTTTCGCCGAGGCCGACCTTGCGCTGCACGTCGCCGTGGCGACCGCCTCCGGCAACCCCTTCATGCGCTCGATTGGCGCGGTAATCGAAGCGGCATTGCGTGCCTCCTTCGTGCTGTCGGCACCGGGTGATGCGCGCGAGCACGAGATCGCTGTGGCCGCCCATGAGCGCATCGTCGAGGCCATCGCCGACCAGGACGGCGAAGCGGCCGGAGCCGCAATGCTGAACGTGATCTTCAACGGCCTGCGCCGTCACGGCGCAGCCTGA
- the yjfF gene encoding galactofuranose ABC transporter, permease protein YjfF — protein sequence MIRSLSRLSPVLATTAVFLAGFLICSAIYPNFASLRVVMNLLTDNAFLGIVAVGMTFVIISGGIDLSVGSVIGFTTVFLAIAIERWGLPPLMAFALVLVLCAGFGAAMGAVIQYFELPPFIVTLAGMFLARGVSFLLSTDSIPIDADLYANLSSHAIRFAGGARLAVPAMIMLLVVGGGMALLHLTRFGANVYALGGSRVATALMGINVARTTIAIYTLSSVLAGLSGIVFSLYTSSGYSLSGVGVELDAIAAVVIGGTLLSGGYGFVFGSFVGVLIQGLIQTYISFDGTLSSWWAKIATGLLLFAFIAFQQITLHMARRSRRAPAGVHP from the coding sequence ATGATCCGCTCCCTCTCCCGCCTCTCCCCGGTTCTGGCCACGACGGCGGTATTCCTCGCGGGATTCCTGATCTGCTCGGCGATCTATCCGAACTTCGCCTCGCTGCGGGTGGTCATGAACCTGCTGACCGACAATGCGTTCCTGGGCATCGTCGCGGTGGGCATGACCTTCGTCATCATCTCGGGCGGCATTGATCTCTCGGTCGGCTCGGTGATCGGTTTCACCACCGTGTTCCTCGCAATCGCGATCGAGCGCTGGGGACTGCCGCCACTCATGGCCTTCGCCCTCGTCCTCGTCCTCTGCGCGGGGTTCGGGGCGGCCATGGGGGCGGTGATCCAGTACTTTGAGCTACCACCTTTCATCGTCACGCTGGCCGGCATGTTCCTGGCCCGCGGTGTCAGCTTCCTGCTGTCGACGGATTCGATCCCGATCGACGCCGACCTCTATGCCAACCTCTCAAGTCACGCGATACGATTCGCGGGCGGGGCGCGCCTCGCCGTGCCGGCAATGATCATGCTGCTGGTGGTGGGGGGCGGCATGGCGCTGCTGCATCTCACCCGTTTCGGCGCCAACGTGTATGCGCTTGGCGGCTCGCGCGTCGCCACGGCACTGATGGGCATCAACGTCGCGCGAACGACGATAGCGATCTACACGCTTTCCAGCGTGCTGGCCGGGCTCTCCGGCATCGTCTTCTCCCTTTATACCTCGAGCGGCTATTCGCTCTCTGGTGTCGGCGTCGAGCTGGACGCGATCGCCGCGGTGGTGATCGGGGGAACCCTCCTCTCGGGCGGCTACGGCTTCGTGTTCGGTTCCTTCGTCGGTGTACTGATCCAAGGCCTGATCCAGACCTACATCAGCTTCGACGGCACCTTGTCGAGCTGGTGGGCCAAGATTGCCACCGGCCTACTGCTTTTCGCCTTCATCGCCTTCCAGCAGATCACATTGCATATGGCGCGTCGCTCCCGACGCGCCCCGGCCGGAGTCCATCCATGA
- a CDS encoding ABC transporter permease has product MSLRLPRIGTSQVVALALILAANWLVSPQFFDIRMQDGRLFGSVIDVLNRGAPVALLSIGMVLVIAMRGIDLSVGAVMAICGAIAASLADTHSLPVVLAAALGAGLLCGLWNGLLVAVLGIQPIVATLILMVAGRGIAQLITEGRIVTFTSHGLAFLGGGSVLGLPTPVALTIGMLGLTLLVVRGSALGLMIEATGGNPRASALAGIGTRLITVAVYMWSGLCAALAGIVAAADILGADANNAGLWLELDAILAVVIGGTSLFGGRFSLILAVIGALIIQAMNTGILLSGFPPETNLVVKAVVVLVVLLAQSPRLSGMTVLFSRRRS; this is encoded by the coding sequence ATGTCGCTCCGTCTGCCCCGCATCGGCACGTCGCAGGTCGTCGCCCTCGCCCTCATCCTCGCCGCCAACTGGTTGGTTTCGCCGCAGTTTTTCGACATCCGCATGCAGGACGGCCGGCTGTTCGGCAGCGTGATCGACGTGCTCAATCGCGGCGCGCCGGTGGCCCTGCTCTCGATCGGCATGGTGCTGGTCATCGCCATGCGCGGCATCGACCTCTCGGTCGGCGCGGTCATGGCGATCTGCGGCGCCATCGCCGCCAGTCTCGCCGACACCCATTCCCTGCCCGTTGTGCTCGCCGCCGCGCTGGGCGCGGGTCTCCTGTGCGGGCTTTGGAACGGGCTCCTTGTCGCCGTGCTCGGCATCCAGCCCATCGTCGCCACGCTCATCCTCATGGTGGCCGGGCGCGGCATCGCCCAGCTCATCACCGAGGGGCGCATCGTCACCTTCACCTCGCACGGGCTCGCCTTCCTCGGCGGCGGCTCGGTGCTCGGCCTGCCGACCCCGGTTGCGTTGACCATCGGCATGCTGGGACTGACGCTTCTGGTCGTGCGCGGCAGTGCGCTCGGGTTGATGATCGAGGCCACCGGCGGCAATCCGCGCGCCAGTGCGCTCGCCGGGATCGGTACACGCCTCATCACCGTCGCGGTCTATATGTGGAGCGGACTCTGCGCCGCGCTCGCTGGCATCGTCGCCGCCGCCGACATCCTCGGCGCGGACGCCAACAATGCGGGGCTGTGGCTGGAGCTGGACGCGATTCTCGCCGTGGTCATCGGCGGCACCTCGCTGTTCGGCGGGCGGTTCTCGCTCATATTGGCGGTGATCGGTGCACTCATCATCCAGGCAATGAACACCGGCATCCTCCTCTCCGGCTTTCCGCCCGAAACCAACCTCGTGGTGAAGGCGGTAGTGGTGCTTGTCGTGCTGCTGGCGCAGTCGCCGCGCCTGTCGGGTATGACCGTGCTGTTCTCCCGGAGGCGCTCATGA
- a CDS encoding sugar ABC transporter ATP-binding protein has translation MVANHDTALLELRGFSKSFAGFVALDRVDFALLGGEIHALLGENGAGKSTLIKAMTGVVSRDAGTMRLDGREIAPRSAEEALKAGIATVYQEVNLAPNLSVAQNLFLGHQPSLFGFVREREMRRRAEALMAEFGLTLDVSAPLESYSVAIQHIVAIARAVDQSARILILDEPTASLDAHEVEVLFAVMRKLKARGIGIVFVTHFLDQVYAICDRITVLRNGRLAGMAPVAELPRIDLVRLMLGRELSEATSRRPTEGATSEREPLAVFSGFGKAGYVSPFDLTLHTGHVIGLTGLLGSGRTETVRLVFGAERSDCGSAEIEGRKVTIGSPREAMRLGFGYCPEERKTEGIVAELTVRENIILALQAQRGALAPLSRREQDEIAARFIRLLDIRPPDPERPIGLLSGGNQQKALLARWLATSPRLLILDEPTRGIDVGAHAEIIERIRELCAEGMALLVVSSELDEIVTYADEVIVLRDRAHVARLTGEAITVPTILAAIADDDAPAGAAAA, from the coding sequence ATGGTAGCGAACCACGACACCGCTCTGCTTGAGCTGCGCGGCTTCTCGAAATCCTTTGCCGGTTTCGTCGCGCTCGACCGCGTCGACTTCGCGCTGCTGGGCGGCGAGATTCACGCCCTGCTCGGCGAGAACGGAGCGGGCAAGTCGACCCTCATCAAGGCCATGACCGGCGTGGTCTCCCGCGATGCCGGCACCATGCGGCTCGACGGCCGCGAGATCGCGCCGCGCTCGGCCGAGGAGGCGCTGAAGGCGGGCATCGCGACGGTCTATCAGGAGGTCAATCTCGCACCGAACCTGTCGGTGGCGCAGAATCTCTTCCTTGGCCACCAGCCCAGCCTGTTCGGCTTTGTCCGCGAGCGGGAGATGCGCCGGCGCGCCGAGGCACTGATGGCCGAGTTCGGCCTGACACTGGATGTAAGCGCCCCGCTGGAAAGCTATTCGGTCGCCATCCAGCATATCGTCGCGATCGCCCGCGCGGTCGACCAGTCGGCGCGCATTCTCATTCTCGATGAACCCACCGCCAGCCTCGATGCCCACGAGGTCGAGGTGCTGTTCGCGGTGATGCGCAAATTGAAGGCGCGCGGCATCGGCATTGTCTTCGTCACCCATTTCCTCGATCAGGTCTATGCGATCTGCGACCGCATCACCGTGCTGCGGAACGGGCGGCTCGCCGGCATGGCCCCGGTCGCGGAACTGCCGCGCATCGATCTGGTGCGGCTCATGCTCGGGCGCGAACTGAGCGAGGCGACATCCCGGCGTCCGACCGAAGGCGCAACCAGCGAGCGCGAGCCGCTGGCCGTCTTTAGTGGCTTCGGCAAGGCCGGTTATGTGAGCCCCTTCGATCTCACGCTCCACACTGGCCACGTCATCGGCCTCACCGGCCTGCTCGGCTCCGGCCGCACCGAGACCGTGCGTCTGGTGTTCGGCGCCGAGCGCTCGGATTGCGGCTCGGCGGAAATCGAGGGACGCAAAGTCACCATCGGTTCGCCGCGCGAGGCCATGCGGCTCGGCTTCGGCTACTGCCCCGAGGAGCGAAAGACGGAGGGCATCGTCGCCGAACTCACGGTGCGCGAGAACATCATTCTGGCCCTGCAGGCACAGCGCGGCGCGCTGGCCCCGCTGTCGCGCCGCGAGCAGGACGAGATCGCGGCGCGGTTCATCCGCCTGCTCGACATTCGCCCGCCCGACCCCGAGCGCCCCATCGGTCTGCTGTCGGGCGGCAACCAGCAAAAGGCGCTGCTCGCCCGCTGGCTCGCCACCTCCCCGCGCCTGCTGATCCTCGACGAGCCGACGCGCGGGATCGACGTCGGCGCCCATGCCGAGATCATCGAACGCATCCGTGAACTGTGCGCGGAAGGCATGGCCCTTCTGGTGGTTTCCTCCGAGCTCGACGAGATCGTCACCTATGCCGACGAGGTCATCGTGCTGCGCGACCGCGCGCATGTCGCCCGGCTGACCGGCGAGGCGATCACCGTGCCCACCATCCTCGCCGCCATTGCGGACGACGACGCCCCCGCCGGCGCGGCGGCCGCGTGA
- the ytfQ gene encoding galactofuranose ABC transporter, galactofuranose-binding protein YtfQ produces the protein MNFKALLLASAFSGALFAAGAHAGEMTIGFSQIGSESGWRAAETTVSKAEAKKRDITFKIADAQQKQENQIKAIRSFIAQGVDAIFLAPVVSTGWDSVLKEAKEANIPVVLLDRDIDPSGKDLYLTAVTSDSVHEGKVAGEWLVKTVGTKPCNVVELQGTVGASVATNRKKGFEDGIAGHSNVKIVRSQTGEFTRAKGKEVMESFIKAEGGKNICAVYAHNDDMMVGAIQAMKEAGLKPGSEILTVSIDAVPDIFKAMAAGEANATVELTPNMAGPAFDAVVAFKEKGTVPPKWIQTESRLFTQADKPMAVYESKKDLGY, from the coding sequence ATGAATTTCAAGGCTTTGCTGCTTGCTAGCGCCTTTTCCGGCGCACTCTTTGCCGCTGGCGCGCATGCTGGCGAGATGACCATCGGCTTCTCGCAGATCGGCTCGGAATCGGGCTGGCGCGCGGCGGAGACCACCGTCTCAAAGGCCGAGGCGAAGAAGCGCGACATCACCTTCAAGATCGCCGACGCCCAGCAGAAGCAGGAAAACCAGATCAAGGCGATCCGCTCCTTCATCGCGCAGGGCGTGGACGCGATCTTCCTCGCCCCCGTGGTCTCGACGGGATGGGACTCGGTGCTGAAGGAAGCCAAGGAAGCCAATATCCCGGTCGTTCTGCTCGACCGCGACATCGACCCCTCGGGCAAGGATCTCTACCTCACCGCCGTCACCTCCGACAGCGTGCACGAAGGCAAGGTCGCCGGCGAATGGCTGGTGAAGACGGTCGGCACCAAGCCGTGCAACGTGGTCGAGCTTCAGGGCACGGTCGGCGCCTCGGTCGCCACCAATCGCAAGAAGGGCTTCGAGGACGGCATCGCCGGGCATTCGAACGTCAAGATCGTGCGCAGCCAGACCGGCGAATTCACCCGTGCCAAGGGCAAAGAGGTGATGGAGAGCTTCATCAAGGCCGAGGGCGGCAAGAACATCTGTGCCGTCTACGCCCACAATGACGACATGATGGTCGGCGCCATCCAGGCCATGAAGGAAGCCGGCCTCAAGCCGGGCTCGGAGATCCTCACCGTCTCCATCGACGCCGTGCCGGACATCTTCAAGGCCATGGCGGCCGGCGAAGCCAACGCCACCGTCGAGCTGACCCCCAACATGGCAGGCCCCGCCTTCGACGCCGTCGTCGCCTTCAAGGAAAAGGGCACGGTGCCGCCGAAGTGGATCCAGACCGAATCCCGGCTCTTCACCCAGGCCGATAAGCCGATGGCGGTCTATGAGAGCAAGAAAGACCTCGGCTATTGA
- a CDS encoding Ldh family oxidoreductase: MSPTPADTVRISLDEVHALCRDTLLGVGLAEPHALAIARSITRAQADECHSHGLYRLLGYVASVRSGKAARDVLPVLSRTTPVILRVDARRTFAPLAIEIGVPALVEAAKTYGIAALAIHDCYHFSALWADIEPAVDAGLAAWCFTIGQSCVAPAGGTRPLLGTNPIAFGWPGPKQAPFIFDFATSAAARGEIELKRRAGEPIPQGWAVGPDGAPTTDPAQALAGALLPFGGHKGSALSMMVELIAGPLIGDLTSRQAAAVENGDSGPPLGGELFIAIDPAVFGPATLDQRLAEADAVFAAARQQPGVRLPSERRYAARARSREGALVSAALLAELRTLSEPG, from the coding sequence ATGAGCCCGACGCCGGCCGACACCGTACGGATCAGCCTCGACGAGGTGCATGCGCTGTGCCGCGACACCCTGCTCGGCGTCGGCCTCGCCGAGCCGCATGCGCTGGCGATCGCCCGCTCCATCACCCGCGCCCAGGCCGACGAGTGCCATTCCCACGGCCTCTACCGGCTCCTCGGCTATGTCGCCTCGGTGCGCAGCGGCAAGGCGGCGCGCGACGTGCTGCCGGTGCTCAGCCGGACCACGCCGGTGATCCTGCGCGTCGATGCCCGCCGCACCTTTGCCCCGCTTGCCATCGAGATCGGCGTTCCCGCGCTGGTCGAGGCGGCGAAGACCTATGGCATCGCGGCGCTGGCGATCCATGACTGCTATCATTTTTCGGCGCTCTGGGCGGATATCGAGCCGGCGGTGGACGCAGGACTGGCCGCCTGGTGCTTCACCATCGGCCAGTCCTGCGTCGCCCCGGCCGGCGGCACCCGGCCCCTGCTGGGCACGAACCCCATCGCCTTCGGCTGGCCCGGCCCGAAGCAGGCCCCCTTCATCTTCGACTTCGCCACCAGCGCCGCCGCGCGCGGCGAAATCGAACTCAAGCGCCGCGCCGGCGAACCCATTCCGCAGGGCTGGGCCGTGGGTCCCGACGGCGCACCCACCACCGATCCCGCGCAGGCGCTCGCCGGCGCCTTGCTGCCGTTCGGGGGCCACAAGGGCTCGGCGCTGTCGATGATGGTGGAGCTGATTGCCGGCCCGCTCATCGGCGATCTCACCAGCCGGCAGGCCGCCGCGGTGGAGAACGGTGATTCAGGCCCCCCGCTCGGCGGCGAACTCTTCATCGCCATCGACCCCGCCGTGTTCGGCCCTGCCACCCTCGATCAGCGCCTGGCCGAGGCCGACGCGGTGTTCGCCGCCGCGCGGCAACAGCCGGGCGTTCGCCTGCCCTCGGAGCGGCGCTACGCCGCCCGCGCGCGCAGCCGCGAGGGCGCCCTCGTCTCCGCCGCGCTTCTCGCCGAGCTCAGGACGCTGTCGGAACCCGGCTGA
- a CDS encoding GntR family transcriptional regulator, with product MTPILQHRTLSAAILDQLRKAILDGTYPAGTQLRQDALAATFKVSRIPIREALFQLDAEGLVRFVPQKGAIVSELSADEINDVFELRCLLEPRLLARSIPNLGRDDFTQFGTFHTQMVAATATQDLSRWGQLNADFHMALYGHAGQPRTLSIVHSLLQSSDRYTRVQLSDATGSGMDGMQRAMSEHTELIDLCRSGAIEKACAFLRQHIASVHEDLLRAIERGSREETP from the coding sequence ATGACTCCGATCCTCCAGCACCGGACGCTTTCCGCCGCCATTCTCGACCAGCTGCGCAAGGCGATCCTCGACGGCACCTACCCGGCGGGCACGCAGCTGCGGCAGGATGCGCTGGCGGCGACCTTCAAGGTCAGCCGCATTCCCATCCGCGAAGCGCTGTTCCAGCTCGACGCGGAAGGGCTGGTGCGCTTCGTCCCGCAGAAGGGGGCCATCGTCTCCGAGCTCTCGGCGGACGAGATCAACGACGTGTTCGAGCTGCGCTGCCTTCTGGAGCCGCGCCTGCTCGCCCGGTCGATCCCCAATCTGGGCCGGGACGACTTCACCCAGTTCGGCACCTTCCACACCCAGATGGTGGCCGCGACCGCCACCCAGGATCTCAGCCGCTGGGGTCAGCTCAACGCCGATTTCCACATGGCGCTGTATGGTCACGCCGGGCAGCCGCGCACACTGTCCATCGTCCATTCCCTGCTGCAGTCGAGCGACCGCTACACCCGCGTGCAGCTCAGCGACGCCACCGGCTCGGGCATGGACGGGATGCAGCGCGCGATGAGCGAGCACACCGAGCTGATCGACCTGTGCCGCAGCGGCGCGATCGAGAAGGCCTGCGCCTTCCTGCGCCAGCACATCGCCTCGGTGCATGAGGATCTGCTGCGCGCCATCGAGCGCGGTTCGCGCGAGGAGACGCCATGA
- a CDS encoding TRAP transporter small permease gives MSRVDGPPADGGPFRAVTAMSEALLCVERYAISLLMVLLTGLILLNVATRYTGAPLYWVDESAIFTTVWLTFFGASAMSRLRLDFSMTLLTEHLSPAMEQALRVLATLCVLGFGLALAAMCWLWMDPIGIAGAGFDAKEYGAATFNFLYTERTQTLNWPSWLVYLVQPLFALTLMVHSLANLLEDLGLAERPDRSRFGLGRADEVA, from the coding sequence ATGTCACGGGTTGACGGTCCGCCCGCCGATGGCGGTCCCTTTCGAGCGGTCACGGCCATGTCGGAGGCGCTCCTGTGCGTCGAGCGCTACGCCATCAGCCTCCTGATGGTGCTGCTCACCGGTCTCATCCTGCTCAATGTCGCCACCCGCTACACCGGCGCGCCGCTCTACTGGGTCGACGAGTCGGCGATCTTCACCACGGTCTGGCTCACTTTCTTCGGCGCCTCGGCGATGTCGCGGCTGCGGCTCGATTTTTCCATGACCCTGCTGACCGAGCATCTCTCGCCCGCGATGGAGCAGGCGCTGCGCGTGCTGGCGACGCTGTGCGTGCTTGGCTTCGGCCTCGCGCTCGCGGCGATGTGCTGGCTGTGGATGGACCCCATCGGCATCGCGGGAGCGGGCTTCGACGCCAAGGAGTATGGCGCGGCGACCTTCAACTTCCTCTACACGGAGCGCACCCAGACGCTGAACTGGCCGAGCTGGCTGGTCTATCTGGTGCAGCCCTTGTTCGCCCTCACGCTCATGGTTCACAGCCTCGCCAACCTTCTTGAGGATCTGGGCCTGGCGGAGCGACCCGACCGCAGCCGCTTCGGGCTCGGCCGCGCCGACGAGGTCGCCTGA